One part of the Fusobacterium pseudoperiodonticum genome encodes these proteins:
- a CDS encoding nucleotidyltransferase family protein, which yields MDKLIKEEFFKEFSINEDYFLSTGLDWTELEKIYEDYVSLVPLLEKEAEYVVSKLIDVSSVHSVRRRVKKPSHLIEKIIRKGKKYQERNISVDNYKEIVTDLIGIRVLHLFKDDWQTIHHEILNLWDIKETPQVNIRRGDYNLSQFKETIKDINCDVIVREHGYRSVHYLVSIDITKVLNISVEIQVRTVFEEAWSEIDHIMRYPYDVDNPIITEYLGIFNRIVGSADEMGTFLKKVKENFGNAKNVDEVQRELDLKFK from the coding sequence ATGGATAAATTAATAAAAGAAGAGTTCTTTAAAGAATTTTCCATTAATGAGGATTATTTTCTTTCCACTGGTTTAGATTGGACTGAATTAGAAAAAATATATGAAGACTATGTAAGCTTAGTTCCTCTTTTAGAAAAAGAAGCTGAATATGTAGTATCTAAATTAATAGATGTATCATCTGTACACTCTGTAAGAAGAAGGGTAAAAAAACCTAGCCATCTAATTGAAAAAATAATTAGAAAAGGAAAGAAGTACCAAGAAAGAAATATCAGTGTTGATAACTATAAAGAAATAGTTACAGACTTAATAGGGATAAGAGTGTTACATCTTTTTAAAGATGATTGGCAAACTATACATCATGAAATTTTAAATCTTTGGGATATAAAAGAAACACCTCAAGTTAATATTAGAAGAGGTGATTACAATCTATCTCAATTTAAAGAAACAATTAAAGACATAAACTGTGATGTAATTGTAAGAGAACATGGATATCGTTCAGTACATTATCTTGTTAGCATAGATATAACAAAAGTTTTAAATATATCTGTTGAAATACAAGTGAGAACAGTTTTTGAAGAAGCTTGGAGTGAAATAGATCACATTATGAGATATCCTTATGATGTTGATAATCCAATAATAACTGAATACTTAGGGATTTTTAATCGTATAGTTGGTTCAGCTGATGAAATGGGAACTTTCTTAAAGAAAGTTAAAGAAAATTTTGGAAATGCAAAAAATGTTGATGAAGTTCAAAGAGAATTAGATTTAAAATTTAAATAA
- a CDS encoding FMN-binding protein, whose product MTIKDLGIREWLVIAFISIGFLAFAFEDKFKPKIYEAEGTGIGYNGDITLKVKAYKKKDKSLRVTEIQVEHGDTDVIGGVCCTKLVSDVKARQRLDKIDMVAGATFTSEGFKEAFTEAIENIKNQE is encoded by the coding sequence ATGACGATAAAAGATTTAGGAATAAGAGAATGGTTAGTTATAGCTTTCATTTCAATTGGTTTCCTTGCTTTTGCATTTGAAGATAAATTCAAACCAAAAATCTATGAAGCTGAAGGAACTGGTATAGGTTATAATGGTGATATTACTTTAAAAGTTAAAGCTTACAAGAAAAAAGATAAATCACTTAGAGTTACTGAAATTCAAGTTGAACATGGAGATACTGATGTCATTGGTGGTGTTTGTTGTACAAAATTAGTTAGTGATGTTAAGGCTAGACAAAGACTTGATAAAATCGACATGGTAGCAGGAGCAACTTTTACATCAGAAGGTTTTAAAGAAGCTTTCACTGAAGCTATAGAAAATATTAAAAATCAAGAATAG
- a CDS encoding SIR2 family protein translates to MLSNNTKFNLLLGDNFNKLVSLPTKQVIMRSILSVIDRDFIVSSNNSSLAELVQKLLDKVLNEKQEIVDIISDLFSMENKSDLSFYKEIFDSDMFSSIITTNFDYTLEENFLNLIKINTPFDVNNEESGKVAFYKIYGDYKDKDIDKFVLSSQDIKRIKVLGFYAKFWEKLRIEFNKRATIILGANLEDKEFLDILDFIMSKTDRLQTTYLYINDEIDKYMADKNITNFINKYSIEIIKGEAKDFIPNLKERFFDEKKSGDALQNFA, encoded by the coding sequence ATGTTAAGTAACAATACGAAATTTAACCTTTTACTAGGAGACAATTTTAATAAATTAGTTTCCTTACCAACAAAACAAGTAATAATGAGAAGTATACTTTCAGTTATAGATAGAGATTTTATTGTCTCAAGTAATAATTCATCTCTAGCTGAATTAGTTCAAAAGTTATTAGATAAAGTTCTAAATGAAAAGCAAGAAATTGTTGATATTATCAGCGATCTTTTTTCTATGGAAAATAAATCTGATTTAAGTTTTTATAAAGAAATATTCGATTCAGATATGTTTTCATCAATAATTACCACAAACTTTGATTATACCCTAGAAGAAAATTTCTTAAATTTAATAAAAATAAATACTCCCTTTGATGTGAATAATGAGGAAAGTGGGAAAGTAGCTTTTTATAAAATCTATGGAGATTATAAAGACAAAGATATTGATAAATTTGTTCTTTCTTCACAAGATATAAAAAGAATAAAAGTCTTAGGATTTTATGCTAAGTTTTGGGAAAAATTAAGAATTGAATTTAATAAGAGAGCAACGATAATCTTAGGTGCTAATCTAGAAGACAAAGAGTTCTTAGATATTTTAGATTTTATAATGTCTAAAACAGATAGGCTTCAAACAACTTATCTATACATCAATGATGAAATTGATAAGTATATGGCTGATAAAAATATTACTAATTTTATAAATAAGTATTCAATTGAAATTATAAAAGGAGAGGCTAAAGACTTTATTCCAAATCTAAAAGAAAGATTTTTTGATGAGAAAAAAAGTGGTGATGCCCTACAAAATTTTGCCTGA